AGCGGTAGTGGTCCGGCTTGTAAGGCCCGTCGACGGGAACGCCCAGGTACTCCGCCTGCCGGGCGTTCAGCCTCGTGAGCTTGGCGCCCAGCTTGTCGAGATGGAGACGGGCCACCTCCTCGTCCAGTTTCTTCGGTAGCGTGTAGACCTTGTTCTCGAAGGATCCAGCGCTCGCGTAGAGCTCGATCTGCGCGGCGACTTGGTTGCTGAAGCTCGCACTCATGACGAAGCTCGGATGACCCGTGGCATTGCCGAGATTCAACAGACGGCCTTCGGAGAGGACGATGATCGAGTGCCCGTCGGGGAACTTCCACTCGTCGACCTGAGGCTTGATGTTGACCCGCTGGACGCCCTCGACCTTCTCGAGACCTGCCATGTCGATCTCGCTGTCGAAGTGGCCGATGTTGCCGACGATGGCGTTGTGTTTCATGCGTTTCATGTGCTCGGCCGTCACGATGGCGACGTTGCCGGTGGCGGTGATGAACAAATCGGCTCGCTCGACCACGTCTTCGAGCCGCACGACCTCGTAACCGTCCATACAGGCCTGAAGGGCGCAAATCGGGTCGACCTCGGTGACGACGATGCGACATTTCTGTCCCGAGAGCGCCTGAGCGCATCCCTTTCCCACGTCTCCATAGCCGCAGATGACGGCCAGCTTGCCCGATAGCATGACGTCGGTAGCGCGTACGATTCCGTCGACGAGCGAGTGCCGGCAGCCGTAGATGTTGTCGAACTTGCTCTTGGTGACCGAATCGTTGACGTTGAACGCGGGGAAGAGGAGGGTTCCCTCTTTTTCCCGGTGGTAGAGGCGGTGGACTCCGGTGGTCGTCTCCTCGCTGACACCCTTGATACCTCGGGCGAGCGGGCCCCAGAAGCCGGGCCTCTCGTGCAGAAGCTGCCCGAGGAGACCGAGCACCACGGCATACTCTTTGTTGTCGGCGGTCGCCGGTGAGGGCACCGCGCCGGCCTTCTCGAACTCGACCCCTTTGTGAACCAGAAGGGTGGCATCGCCCCCATCGTCCAGGATCAAATTGGGACCCTTGCCATCGGGCCAGTCGAACGCCTGGAGCGTGCACCACCAGTACTCGGCGAGCGTCTCGCCTTTCCAGGCGAAGACCGCTGGTCCCATCGGCTTCGCCGGCGTGCCCTCAGGACCGACGACCACCGCGGCGGCGGCGTGGTCCTGCGTCGAAAAGATGTTGCAGCTGACCCAGCGGACCTCGGCACCGAGCTCGCGGAGCGTCTCGATCAGGACTGCGGTCTGGATGGTCATGTGGAGAGAGCCCGTGATGCGGGCACCCGAAAGAGGCTTAGTCGCTCGATATTTCTCACGAAAGGCCATGAGCCCGGGCATCTCGTGCTCGGCCAGCTGGATCTCCTTCCGCCCGAAGGCCACGGTCTCGGGCGAGAGGTCCTTGACTCGGTAGGGTAGGCGGGAAAACAGGGGAAGGCCCGTTTCCATGAAGTGTTCCGTGACCGCAGCCGACTTGCTCAACGTTTTCTCCTTTGATTCGAATCTCTTATGCTAACCCCGCCGCACCTGCATGCCAGGTTGCCACGACCGGGGACGCCGTCGTCCTGTGATTCTACACCGCGGGAACGACTTTTGAAGCCGGCCGGGGCAACGGATCTCGAATCCGTCACGCCTCGTGACCGCCGAGCCGGCCGACCAGGTGAGTCAAAGCGAAGCCGGCCAGAACGAAGCCCGCTGACGTCGCCCCCTGGACGCCGTTGGGCTCGAACCTCTCGGTGGGCCAGTCCTCACGATCGAAGCTTTGAGCATTGGACGCGGTGACCACGATCCCCTTGATGACCGACCCGGGCGGAGGGGGGATCGGCCGTTGAAATGGCCAAAGCCCGAAGACCGCCCCGATCAGAAGCCCGAGGAGCACTCCCAGCGTCGATTTCTCGTGACGAGCAAGAAGAAACTTGAGGAGATTGCTCACTCCGACGATCCCGCCGAGGACTCCGAGGCCGACCGGGATTCCGATTTTGAGGGACTCGATGACCAGGGGAACGTCCACCGGCGACGCGAAGAGCCCGGTCTTGAAGTCATCGATCGCCGAGAGTATGGGAATG
This genomic interval from Vicinamibacteria bacterium contains the following:
- the ahcY gene encoding adenosylhomocysteinase, whose translation is METGLPLFSRLPYRVKDLSPETVAFGRKEIQLAEHEMPGLMAFREKYRATKPLSGARITGSLHMTIQTAVLIETLRELGAEVRWVSCNIFSTQDHAAAAVVVGPEGTPAKPMGPAVFAWKGETLAEYWWCTLQAFDWPDGKGPNLILDDGGDATLLVHKGVEFEKAGAVPSPATADNKEYAVVLGLLGQLLHERPGFWGPLARGIKGVSEETTTGVHRLYHREKEGTLLFPAFNVNDSVTKSKFDNIYGCRHSLVDGIVRATDVMLSGKLAVICGYGDVGKGCAQALSGQKCRIVVTEVDPICALQACMDGYEVVRLEDVVERADLFITATGNVAIVTAEHMKRMKHNAIVGNIGHFDSEIDMAGLEKVEGVQRVNIKPQVDEWKFPDGHSIIVLSEGRLLNLGNATGHPSFVMSASFSNQVAAQIELYASAGSFENKVYTLPKKLDEEVARLHLDKLGAKLTRLNARQAEYLGVPVDGPYKPDHYR